A region from the Microvirgula aerodenitrificans DSM 15089 genome encodes:
- the panB gene encoding 3-methyl-2-oxobutanoate hydroxymethyltransferase yields MSKDRIPASLGGEVPLPSDQAPGLSTRPRGQVTTRQIAGMRAGGEKIAILTAYDATFAAVADAAGVDCIMVGDSLGMVCQGQTSTVGVSLESMQYHTRCVAQGLARAGGGALIVTDLPFGAYQVSRDQAIRSAVQLMQAGAQMVKLEGGGWTTDIVAFLVERGIPVCGHLGLTPQTVSALGGYRVQGRDDVAAQRLRADAVALDQAGATMMVLEMVPARLAATVTGDMTACATIGIGAGNGTAGQVLVMHDMLGLNLGRMAKFVRNFMLETGEVRAAFAAYVRAVKDGSFPDNGLHGW; encoded by the coding sequence ATGAGCAAAGACCGGATTCCCGCCAGCCTTGGCGGTGAAGTACCGCTGCCCAGTGACCAGGCGCCAGGTCTGTCGACGCGCCCGCGCGGACAGGTCACCACCCGGCAGATTGCCGGGATGCGGGCCGGCGGCGAGAAAATCGCCATATTGACCGCCTATGATGCCACTTTCGCCGCCGTGGCCGATGCGGCCGGCGTCGACTGCATCATGGTTGGCGATTCGCTGGGCATGGTGTGCCAGGGGCAGACCAGTACCGTCGGCGTGTCGCTGGAGAGCATGCAGTATCACACCCGCTGTGTTGCGCAAGGGCTGGCCCGGGCGGGCGGCGGAGCGCTGATCGTGACCGATCTGCCTTTCGGCGCTTATCAGGTCTCGCGCGATCAGGCGATCCGTTCCGCCGTGCAGCTGATGCAGGCCGGCGCACAGATGGTCAAGCTGGAGGGCGGCGGCTGGACCACCGATATCGTGGCTTTTCTGGTCGAGCGGGGCATCCCCGTCTGCGGGCATCTGGGGCTGACGCCGCAAACGGTCTCGGCGCTGGGCGGCTACCGGGTGCAGGGCCGCGACGACGTGGCAGCGCAGCGTCTGCGGGCGGATGCCGTGGCGCTGGATCAGGCCGGCGCCACGATGATGGTGCTGGAAATGGTGCCCGCCCGGCTGGCCGCGACCGTTACCGGTGACATGACTGCCTGCGCCACCATCGGCATTGGCGCCGGAAACGGCACTGCCGGCCAGGTACTGGTCATGCATGACATGCTGGGCCTCAATCTGGGGCGCATGGCGAAATTCGTGCGCAACTTCATGCTGGAGACCGGCGAGGTGCGGGCGGCGTTCGCCGCCTATGTCCGGGCGGTCAAGGACGGGTCGTTTCCCGATAACGGGCTGCATGGCTGGTGA
- a CDS encoding LysE family translocator, with translation MTPSIFAAFWVVSILFIITPGVDWAYAISAGMLGRVVVPAVAGLLLGHLIATLVVAAGVGALVASNPAVLTVLTVAGSTYLLWLGIGMLRHPPQPRAGETAGSRSWARWTLKGTCVSGLNPKVFLLFLALLPQFTDPAAAWSIPAQIMALGMVHLLSCAVVYLLVGFSAQAVLQTRPQAARVVSRFSGAAMVVIALLLFTEQAIH, from the coding sequence ATGACGCCCAGTATCTTTGCGGCATTCTGGGTGGTGTCGATCCTGTTCATCATCACGCCGGGGGTGGACTGGGCCTATGCGATTTCCGCCGGCATGCTGGGCCGGGTGGTGGTGCCTGCCGTGGCCGGGCTGCTGCTTGGTCATCTGATCGCGACACTGGTGGTGGCGGCTGGCGTCGGGGCGCTGGTGGCCAGCAATCCGGCGGTGCTGACCGTGCTGACCGTGGCCGGTTCCACCTATCTGCTGTGGCTGGGGATCGGCATGCTGCGTCATCCGCCGCAGCCGCGTGCCGGCGAGACCGCCGGGTCCCGCTCATGGGCGCGCTGGACGCTGAAGGGCACCTGTGTCAGCGGGCTGAACCCCAAAGTGTTCCTGCTGTTCCTGGCACTGCTGCCGCAGTTCACCGATCCGGCCGCGGCCTGGTCGATACCTGCACAGATCATGGCGCTCGGGATGGTGCATCTGCTCAGCTGCGCCGTGGTCTATCTGCTGGTCGGTTTCAGTGCCCAGGCCGTGCTGCAGACCCGCCCGCAGGCCGCGCGGGTCGTGAGCCGGTTTTCCGGTGCGGCAATGGTCGTTATCGCCTTGCTGCTGTTCACCGAACAGGCCATTCACTGA
- a CDS encoding Lrp/AsnC family transcriptional regulator produces MDKIDCRILAELQADGRLSVTELAERVGLSVSPCHRRVRALEQSGAIQGYHARLDPVNLGLNFSAIVFVTLRDGDHNAVQAFEASLADVPQVVQAQRLFGDPDYLLHVITRDLPAFQQLYDERLSTLPSVQRLISTLVMKNVVQDRQLPL; encoded by the coding sequence ATGGACAAGATTGATTGCAGGATTCTTGCCGAGCTCCAGGCCGACGGGCGCCTTTCCGTCACCGAGCTGGCAGAGCGGGTCGGACTCAGCGTCTCCCCCTGCCACCGCCGGGTCCGGGCGCTGGAGCAGTCCGGCGCCATCCAGGGCTATCACGCCCGTCTCGACCCGGTGAACCTCGGGCTGAATTTCTCCGCCATCGTCTTCGTCACCCTGCGCGACGGCGATCACAACGCCGTCCAGGCCTTCGAGGCCTCGCTGGCGGACGTGCCGCAGGTGGTTCAGGCACAACGGCTGTTCGGCGATCCCGACTACCTGCTCCACGTCATCACCCGCGACCTGCCCGCCTTCCAGCAGCTGTACGATGAACGCCTGTCGACACTGCCCAGTGTCCAGCGGCTGATCTCCACGCTGGTGATGAAGAATGTGGTGCAGGACCGGCAGTTGCCGCTGTGA
- a CDS encoding M24 family metallopeptidase translates to MSEIALAAKEAVGASFSLDKMKLARDRTMEAVHRIAGRVRPGMTELQAKELARTVLEDMGMDRIWHGILVRFGRSTLKIFSEKIDPDNRLGEDDIFFIDLGVVWEGHEGDAGATFVVGQDPRKLACAAAARQLWDEVREKWLHDNLAGPALYRFAEERASAMGWVLNPEIRGHRVSDFPHAIYKAGNLGDFADCPDTGLWILEIQIADPAGEYGAFYEDLLVRA, encoded by the coding sequence ATGTCAGAGATCGCCCTTGCCGCAAAAGAAGCCGTCGGTGCTTCGTTCTCGCTGGACAAGATGAAGCTTGCCCGTGACAGGACCATGGAAGCCGTGCACCGGATTGCCGGACGGGTCCGGCCCGGCATGACCGAGCTGCAGGCGAAGGAACTGGCCAGGACCGTGCTCGAAGACATGGGCATGGACCGCATCTGGCACGGCATCCTGGTCCGCTTCGGCCGCAGCACCCTGAAAATCTTCAGCGAGAAGATCGACCCGGACAACCGGCTCGGGGAGGACGACATTTTCTTTATCGACCTGGGCGTGGTGTGGGAAGGGCATGAAGGGGATGCCGGCGCGACCTTTGTCGTCGGTCAGGACCCGCGCAAGCTGGCCTGTGCGGCGGCGGCGCGGCAACTCTGGGATGAGGTCAGGGAAAAATGGCTGCACGACAATCTGGCCGGACCGGCGCTCTACCGCTTTGCGGAGGAACGCGCCAGCGCGATGGGCTGGGTGCTCAATCCCGAGATCAGGGGCCACCGCGTGTCCGACTTTCCGCATGCGATCTACAAGGCCGGCAATCTGGGCGATTTCGCCGACTGCCCGGATACGGGCTTGTGGATTCTTGAAATCCAGATTGCCGACCCGGCCGGTGAATACGGGGCTTTTTACGAGGACCTGCTGGTCCGGGCGTAA
- a CDS encoding RidA family protein: MSGYNAVLARNTENAPKAMGPYSQTVAFSHYNNLSAQLPVDPKTGKLVAGGVKEQAEQCFKNIKAVVESVAHSMDDIVRISIFVKNIADIDAVNAVYATFFPGYVPALTTVAVAALPLNALVQVEALVSNGVGTIPGAPQAGDLIKLARNTKNAPTSPLSTQTVAFSHYNNISAQLPIDPESGKLVAGGVKEQAAQCLKNIKAILESIDVPFDDIVKINIFLKNFSDLDAVNEVYTTFFPDSAIARAVAYVPARTAVAVAGLPLDALVQIEAVVSHGDGTPPQLVEDRHGIVIKANNTENAPQSALSTQTVAFSHYNHISAQLPLDPKTGALVAGGVKEQAAQCLKNIKAIVESINHVMADVVKVNVFVKNIDDMSAVDEAYTAYFPGGVPARRTVGVSVLPNNALVQIEAVVAHAEGTPRKA; this comes from the coding sequence ATGAGCGGCTATAACGCAGTCCTGGCACGGAATACGGAAAATGCGCCGAAGGCGATGGGTCCTTATTCGCAAACTGTTGCTTTCTCTCATTACAATAACCTTTCGGCTCAATTGCCGGTTGATCCGAAGACGGGCAAGCTGGTTGCCGGTGGCGTGAAAGAACAAGCCGAACAGTGCTTCAAGAACATCAAGGCAGTGGTCGAAAGTGTCGCCCATTCGATGGACGATATTGTTCGCATTTCCATTTTCGTCAAAAACATTGCCGACATTGACGCGGTCAATGCCGTCTACGCAACCTTCTTCCCGGGCTATGTGCCGGCACTGACGACCGTCGCCGTTGCTGCATTGCCCCTGAATGCACTGGTGCAAGTCGAAGCGCTGGTTTCGAATGGTGTCGGCACCATCCCGGGCGCACCGCAAGCCGGCGACCTGATCAAGCTCGCCCGCAACACGAAAAACGCTCCGACCAGCCCGCTGTCCACGCAAACCGTCGCGTTCTCCCACTACAACAACATTTCCGCCCAACTGCCGATCGATCCGGAATCCGGCAAGCTGGTCGCCGGTGGCGTGAAAGAACAGGCTGCCCAGTGCCTCAAGAACATCAAGGCCATTCTGGAAAGCATCGACGTTCCTTTCGACGATATCGTCAAGATCAACATCTTCCTCAAGAACTTCTCGGATCTTGACGCCGTGAACGAAGTGTATACGACGTTCTTCCCGGATTCGGCCATTGCCCGCGCCGTCGCCTATGTGCCGGCACGCACTGCTGTTGCCGTCGCCGGCCTGCCGCTGGATGCGCTGGTGCAAATCGAAGCCGTCGTGTCGCACGGTGACGGTACGCCGCCGCAACTGGTTGAAGACCGTCACGGGATCGTCATCAAGGCGAACAACACCGAAAATGCACCGCAGAGCGCCCTTTCGACGCAAACCGTTGCTTTCTCCCATTACAACCACATTTCGGCCCAGCTGCCGCTGGACCCGAAAACGGGTGCTCTGGTTGCCGGTGGTGTGAAGGAACAGGCTGCCCAGTGCCTGAAAAACATCAAGGCTATCGTGGAAAGCATCAACCACGTCATGGCTGATGTGGTCAAGGTCAACGTCTTCGTCAAGAACATCGACGACATGAGCGCTGTGGACGAAGCCTACACGGCATACTTCCCGGGCGGCGTGCCGGCCCGCCGGACCGTTGGCGTTTCCGTTCTGCCGAACAATGCCCTGGTCCAGATCGAAGCCGTTGTCGCGCATGCTGAAGGCACCCCGCGCAAGGCATAA
- a CDS encoding META domain-containing protein: MKHLVSLSSAVLAVALVAGCATGQNAAAPGAALPAGNWATSDGLTVKILDGQMLASTQCNRFGAPVSAQDNRLVFGTIKADSRACTAAMMPAENAVMDFFQSNPPFVLKDRSTLVIGSEGQQITLKRTPVVLPK, encoded by the coding sequence ATGAAACATCTCGTCTCCCTTTCTTCCGCCGTACTCGCCGTGGCGCTGGTCGCCGGCTGCGCGACCGGCCAGAACGCCGCTGCCCCGGGCGCTGCGCTGCCGGCCGGCAACTGGGCGACCAGCGACGGCCTGACCGTGAAAATCCTTGATGGGCAAATGCTGGCCTCGACCCAGTGCAACCGCTTCGGCGCACCGGTCTCGGCCCAGGACAACCGGCTGGTCTTCGGCACCATCAAGGCCGACAGCCGTGCCTGCACGGCGGCGATGATGCCGGCCGAGAACGCGGTGATGGACTTTTTCCAGTCCAACCCGCCATTCGTGCTGAAGGACCGCAGCACGCTGGTGATTGGCAGTGAAGGGCAACAGATCACATTGAAGCGGACGCCGGTGGTGCTGCCGAAGTAG